A genomic window from Candidatus Binatia bacterium includes:
- a CDS encoding HTTM domain-containing protein, with product MKGWDAYLFGGVAAVRPFLLVKAFLTLFALDICMQMLIGGTRFSSADFNVAQLPLLDLIQPTPTRGLYVGLLLTSGLLSLVIVLAGTNRTLLALLCGAYSWSWLMSMLDSFQHHYFISILLVGLVFIPVVRVTDIHPLEEAPAGDKRKKQRRREELQERERAGWRSVGIVVAGVVAALAYWTGPGTPTGGMAWAIVAVAVAASTALRLSRVEEGPRVPAWGFALIGASCAVVYLYTAIAKMNPQWVSGFAFRQLGNVEVAARPLQALFAAVGVSEQTFWPLMACAVVPLELLIAAGYAVAPLRDRGPARWPTTVCGAAWFAAMVVHLGAEMLTLQIGWFSYYMLLIATVYFLPERVLIAGATFVTWPARWVVARGQALQEKGGSPSVGATTAVAVAAGGVVWGAFYTINLPGSAWLGGAAAVFLVAASVASAARGDGAHVRAVLGAAAVGSVVMLLAVSSTNLRWDFYRASGGDFGRRGLPEEALASYIEAEQYAPPGQSRRQKIDRLRQQLGR from the coding sequence ATGAAGGGATGGGACGCCTACCTCTTCGGTGGCGTTGCGGCGGTGCGGCCGTTCCTGCTGGTGAAGGCGTTCCTCACCCTGTTCGCCCTCGACATCTGCATGCAGATGTTGATCGGTGGAACGCGGTTCAGTTCCGCAGATTTCAACGTCGCGCAGTTGCCTCTGTTGGATTTGATTCAGCCGACGCCGACGCGGGGGCTCTATGTCGGCCTGCTTCTCACGAGCGGACTCCTCTCGCTCGTGATCGTTCTGGCGGGAACGAACAGGACCCTGCTCGCGCTCCTTTGCGGGGCGTACTCGTGGTCCTGGCTGATGTCGATGCTGGACAGCTTTCAGCACCACTACTTCATCTCGATCCTCCTGGTCGGGCTCGTCTTCATTCCGGTGGTGCGCGTGACCGACATCCATCCGCTCGAAGAGGCGCCGGCGGGCGATAAGCGAAAGAAGCAGCGCAGACGGGAAGAGCTTCAGGAACGTGAGCGCGCGGGATGGCGTTCGGTCGGGATCGTCGTGGCTGGGGTCGTTGCGGCACTCGCCTACTGGACGGGCCCGGGTACGCCGACCGGAGGCATGGCCTGGGCCATCGTGGCCGTCGCCGTCGCGGCCTCTACTGCGCTGCGGTTGAGTCGTGTCGAGGAGGGCCCGCGGGTCCCCGCGTGGGGCTTCGCGTTGATCGGTGCGAGCTGTGCCGTGGTGTACCTCTACACAGCGATCGCGAAGATGAATCCGCAGTGGGTCTCGGGATTCGCATTTCGGCAGCTTGGAAACGTCGAGGTCGCGGCCAGGCCTCTGCAGGCGCTCTTTGCGGCGGTCGGCGTCAGTGAGCAGACGTTCTGGCCGCTGATGGCCTGCGCGGTCGTTCCACTGGAGCTTCTGATCGCGGCCGGATATGCCGTCGCGCCGCTCCGCGACCGTGGCCCGGCGCGTTGGCCTACGACGGTCTGCGGGGCCGCGTGGTTCGCGGCGATGGTGGTCCATCTCGGCGCCGAGATGCTCACGCTGCAGATCGGTTGGTTCAGCTACTACATGCTGCTCATCGCGACGGTATATTTCCTCCCGGAGCGTGTCCTGATTGCCGGCGCAACCTTCGTCACGTGGCCCGCCCGATGGGTCGTCGCGCGTGGGCAGGCGCTGCAGGAGAAGGGTGGGTCGCCGAGTGTCGGCGCGACTACCGCCGTCGCGGTCGCTGCGGGTGGCGTCGTCTGGGGCGCCTTCTACACCATCAACCTTCCAGGCTCCGCGTGGCTCGGCGGTGCGGCTGCGGTCTTCCTCGTCGCGGCGAGCGTCGCCTCTGCGGCACGAGGCGACGGCGCGCACGTCCGCGCGGTGCTCGGGGCAGCGGCCGTCGGCTCGGTCGTCATGCTGCTTGCGGTCTCCAGTACGAATCTTCGTTGGGACTTCTATCGTGCCAGCGGAGGGGATTTCGGCCGGCGTGGTCTTCCCGAAGAGGCGCTCGCGTCATACATCGAAGCCGAGCAGTACGCGCCGCCCGGACAGTCCAGAAGACAGAAGATCGATCGGCTCCGACAGCAGCTCGGGCGCTGA
- a CDS encoding tetratricopeptide repeat protein: protein MRLIPGAALLVVLSLVAIAPEALGQEQHPLYEEWRTAMQDYLKDPDAGADAVIELSRQGLTGLPAPPIALVGDVHLRRGDYASARKMFERALEAPGAEGPAPGDSNLNDYVYFGLGMAHAASGQLEEARVAFGRATEAPTELGQFARLADAQIAIASGAPAEASVAVSKLVELDHLPPSVQLMAEAVLGNALMAEGKYVEAAELYDGMATGAGGADARYAAALARLYAGEREEGIAALSALVEECPPEEGGSSSPSLRAREMEPRAVLTAWVGQYGQAGWFDQESLSNVLSLGGCSLAAATLENVDEVIEAGRSRIAAPRIDLEAAKTEVQLEPLVRAAADIAANEAREAATATGPATQTDSSSSVPWGLIVLGFVVLVGAVVWMRRG, encoded by the coding sequence ATGAGGCTGATCCCCGGTGCCGCGCTCTTGGTCGTCCTGTCTCTCGTTGCGATCGCTCCGGAGGCCCTCGGGCAGGAGCAGCACCCGCTGTACGAGGAATGGCGGACGGCGATGCAGGACTACCTGAAGGATCCGGACGCGGGCGCGGATGCCGTGATCGAGCTCTCGCGACAGGGATTGACCGGGCTCCCCGCCCCGCCGATCGCTCTCGTCGGAGACGTGCACCTTCGGCGCGGAGACTACGCGAGTGCTCGGAAGATGTTCGAGAGAGCACTGGAAGCTCCCGGCGCGGAAGGTCCAGCACCGGGGGACTCGAATCTAAACGATTACGTCTACTTCGGCCTCGGCATGGCGCACGCCGCTAGTGGCCAACTCGAAGAGGCTCGTGTCGCGTTCGGGCGAGCGACCGAAGCGCCGACCGAGCTCGGGCAGTTCGCGAGACTTGCAGACGCACAGATTGCAATCGCGTCGGGTGCGCCGGCGGAGGCCTCCGTAGCCGTTTCCAAACTCGTCGAACTCGACCACCTACCGCCGTCGGTACAGCTGATGGCGGAGGCTGTCCTCGGCAACGCGCTGATGGCGGAAGGAAAATACGTGGAGGCTGCTGAACTCTACGACGGCATGGCAACGGGGGCGGGCGGTGCGGATGCGCGCTATGCGGCGGCGTTGGCACGGTTGTACGCCGGCGAACGAGAAGAAGGCATCGCCGCTCTTTCGGCGCTCGTCGAGGAGTGTCCGCCCGAAGAAGGCGGGTCCTCATCGCCCTCGCTCCGTGCGCGGGAGATGGAGCCGCGTGCCGTTCTTACCGCGTGGGTCGGCCAGTACGGTCAGGCGGGTTGGTTCGATCAGGAGTCGCTCTCCAACGTTCTCTCGCTCGGCGGATGTTCACTCGCGGCGGCGACGCTCGAGAACGTCGACGAAGTGATCGAGGCGGGTCGCAGTCGGATCGCCGCGCCCCGGATCGATCTGGAGGCCGCGAAGACAGAGGTCCAACTGGAGCCCCTGGTGCGCGCTGCTGCGGACATCGCGGCGAACGAGGCACGTGAGGCCGCCACGGCGACAGGGCCCGCGACGCAGACCGACTCCTCTTCCTCCGTCCCCTGGGGGCTCATCGTGCTCGGGTTCGTCGTGCTGGTCGGAGCGGTCGTCTGGATGCGGAGGGGGTGA
- a CDS encoding FG-GAP-like repeat-containing protein, with the protein MIRFLAGSNPASAAGLCGALALLFTAAPAAAQWMFTDVTATAQITHVHDGYTGGSDIMEMAFCGGVASGDYDNDGWIDLYVIGGSTVPNLLYRNKGDGTFEDKATFAGVDLTMDGCGAAFGDYDGDGWLDLIVTGFDGESNYLLRNKGDGTFEDKSVNLPMNRLNNLSASFVDYDRDGDIDIFVTHWEEGEITPPPADEHLWQNNGTGVFTDVTTAAEILVDHEPLNHVDRSFTPIFADSNSDGWLDMLLASDFGRSRVFESDGDATFTDVTDPAVITDENGMGAAVCDYDNDGDLDWFVTSIHNTLTGKSGNRLYRNISGASTAFEEVSAAAGVRVGHWGWGATCQDMNLDGWPDLLHVNGWFGTVPHNVQYETDPALLYVSNGDGTFTDEAATRNIDDTGRGLGVVAFDYDRDGDLDVFIANNDAAPTLYRNDGLTENYLTVKLDGLAPNTQSIGSRVLVTVNGSTQMREIRAGSNYLSQDPAEAHFGLAGSTQADTVEIQWFLGGTTTMTSVAGNQVLTITEPANTCGDGVVDAGEQCDLGAANGAVSCCQVNCRRSPSGHTCRDEAGLCDTAETCDGIADTCPADGVVAGGTECRAVADVCDVAEVCDGIATTCPTDAFEPVTTECRGMAGVCDVAEMCTGTEAACPADFKSTAECRGPADVCDVAETCNGLANDCPTDGVAPNTTECRGTAGVCDIAETCDGVGIACPADSKSTAECRAVADVCDVAESCDGAGDICPADGFSTPGLECRASADVCDIAETCTGSSSSCPNDGFASAGLECRASVANCDVAEVCTGTGASCPANGFETAGTECRAGAGLCDIAETCTGSAPSCPGDAHRAAGIECRAEADVCDVGEACTGLSPMCPADGFESAATECRGAAGACDMAEVCTGTGVTCPSDSKSTSECRAASDLCDDAEVCDGIVDGCPVDAVTVVGAECRAASDVCDVAEACDGVAKACPSDGFASGTLCRAAADVCDANEFCDGLGTACPSDALEPAGLECRASIDPCDILEACTGMDIACPNDTGLPDGDSDGTCDALDICPETSDPLQLDGDSDGLGDECDACTSTQASLVTQPLLKLAGLARPAGEHKLKINGYVELPDPLTPALDPLAHGLRLLVSRVGDPRNPIIDVTVPPGPYDPETREGWLGNSSATTFKYKSKTGVNGIQKVTLKSRPKDEGKIKVTISGKDGDYPASVLDVPLALTIVINDAGGQCGEYDFTVDPDPTCDANSKGDKITCK; encoded by the coding sequence ATGATCCGTTTTCTCGCTGGGTCGAACCCCGCATCTGCCGCAGGCCTATGCGGCGCACTGGCCCTGCTCTTCACCGCAGCCCCCGCGGCCGCGCAGTGGATGTTCACCGACGTCACCGCGACAGCGCAGATCACGCATGTCCACGACGGGTACACCGGCGGCTCCGACATCATGGAGATGGCGTTCTGCGGCGGCGTGGCCTCGGGCGACTACGACAACGACGGCTGGATCGACCTCTACGTGATCGGGGGCTCGACGGTTCCGAACCTGCTGTACCGCAACAAGGGCGACGGCACGTTCGAAGACAAGGCGACGTTTGCCGGAGTCGACCTCACGATGGACGGCTGCGGCGCTGCGTTCGGCGACTACGACGGCGACGGGTGGTTGGATCTAATCGTCACGGGCTTCGACGGAGAGTCCAACTACCTATTGCGCAACAAGGGCGACGGCACGTTCGAAGACAAAAGCGTGAACCTACCCATGAATCGCCTCAACAACTTGAGCGCGTCCTTCGTGGATTACGACCGCGACGGCGACATCGACATCTTCGTCACCCACTGGGAAGAGGGCGAGATCACCCCGCCGCCGGCGGACGAGCATCTCTGGCAGAACAATGGGACCGGCGTGTTCACCGACGTGACGACCGCCGCCGAGATTTTAGTGGATCACGAACCCCTGAACCACGTCGATCGATCCTTTACCCCGATCTTCGCCGACTCGAACAGCGACGGATGGCTCGACATGCTGCTCGCTTCCGACTTTGGAAGAAGCCGGGTCTTCGAGAGCGACGGTGATGCGACCTTTACCGACGTCACCGACCCCGCCGTCATCACCGATGAGAACGGCATGGGGGCCGCCGTCTGCGACTACGACAACGACGGCGACCTCGATTGGTTCGTCACCAGCATCCACAACACCCTTACCGGCAAGAGTGGCAATCGCCTGTACCGCAACATCTCCGGCGCCAGCACCGCCTTCGAAGAAGTCAGCGCGGCCGCGGGCGTCCGAGTCGGCCACTGGGGCTGGGGCGCGACCTGCCAGGACATGAACCTCGACGGCTGGCCAGACCTCCTGCACGTGAACGGCTGGTTTGGCACCGTACCACACAACGTCCAGTACGAGACGGATCCGGCGCTCCTCTACGTCTCCAATGGCGACGGCACGTTCACCGACGAGGCCGCCACGCGAAACATCGACGACACCGGCCGCGGCCTTGGCGTCGTCGCGTTCGACTACGACCGAGATGGCGACCTCGACGTCTTCATAGCCAACAACGATGCTGCGCCGACACTGTACCGCAACGATGGCCTCACCGAGAACTACCTCACGGTAAAACTCGATGGGCTCGCGCCCAACACACAGAGCATCGGTTCTCGCGTTCTCGTCACCGTGAACGGGTCGACCCAGATGCGCGAGATCCGAGCCGGCAGCAACTACCTCTCCCAAGACCCGGCGGAAGCGCACTTCGGCCTCGCCGGATCCACGCAGGCCGACACGGTCGAGATCCAGTGGTTCCTCGGCGGTACGACGACGATGACCAGCGTCGCCGGCAACCAGGTTCTGACCATCACCGAGCCGGCCAACACGTGCGGCGACGGCGTCGTCGACGCGGGCGAACAGTGCGACCTCGGCGCCGCGAACGGCGCTGTCTCCTGCTGCCAGGTGAACTGCCGAAGGAGCCCTTCCGGACACACCTGCCGCGACGAGGCGGGCCTCTGTGACACGGCAGAGACGTGCGACGGCATCGCCGACACGTGTCCGGCCGACGGCGTCGTGGCCGGCGGGACCGAGTGCCGCGCCGTCGCGGACGTGTGCGACGTCGCGGAAGTGTGCGACGGCATCGCCACTACCTGTCCGACCGACGCATTCGAGCCTGTGACGACCGAGTGCCGAGGTATGGCCGGTGTCTGCGATGTCGCGGAAATGTGCACCGGCACCGAGGCCGCCTGCCCGGCGGATTTCAAGAGCACCGCCGAATGCCGCGGCCCGGCGGATGTTTGCGACGTTGCCGAGACCTGTAACGGCCTCGCCAACGATTGCCCCACCGACGGCGTGGCGCCGAACACGACCGAATGCCGGGGCACTGCCGGCGTCTGCGACATCGCGGAAACCTGCGACGGCGTCGGCATCGCGTGCCCGGCGGATTCCAAGAGCACCGCCGAATGCCGAGCCGTCGCCGACGTTTGTGACGTCGCCGAGAGCTGTGACGGCGCAGGCGATATCTGCCCGGCCGATGGCTTCTCGACCCCCGGCCTCGAGTGCCGCGCGAGTGCCGACGTTTGCGACATCGCCGAAACCTGCACCGGGTCCAGCAGCAGCTGCCCCAACGATGGATTTGCGTCGGCCGGCCTCGAATGCCGAGCGTCGGTCGCCAACTGCGACGTCGCGGAAGTCTGCACCGGAACCGGCGCGAGCTGCCCGGCCAACGGGTTCGAGACAGCCGGTACCGAGTGCCGCGCCGGTGCAGGTCTCTGCGACATCGCAGAGACCTGCACCGGATCAGCGCCGAGCTGCCCTGGGGACGCGCACAGGGCCGCCGGAATCGAGTGCCGCGCGGAAGCGGACGTTTGTGACGTCGGCGAAGCCTGTACCGGGCTCAGCCCGATGTGCCCAGCCGACGGATTCGAGAGTGCCGCGACGGAATGCCGCGGTGCTGCCGGCGCCTGCGACATGGCCGAGGTCTGCACCGGAACGGGTGTCACCTGTCCGAGCGATTCGAAGAGCACCTCAGAATGCCGCGCAGCGAGCGACCTGTGCGACGACGCCGAGGTCTGCGACGGCATCGTCGACGGCTGCCCCGTGGATGCGGTGACCGTGGTCGGAGCGGAGTGCCGCGCAGCGAGCGACGTCTGCGACGTCGCGGAAGCCTGCGACGGCGTCGCGAAGGCGTGCCCCTCCGATGGTTTCGCAAGCGGTACCTTGTGCCGCGCAGCCGCCGACGTCTGCGACGCAAATGAATTCTGCGACGGCCTCGGAACCGCCTGCCCGAGTGACGCGCTCGAGCCGGCCGGTCTCGAGTGCCGCGCCTCCATCGACCCGTGCGACATTCTCGAGGCGTGCACCGGAATGGACATCGCCTGTCCGAACGACACCGGGCTGCCCGATGGCGATAGCGATGGCACGTGCGACGCCCTCGACATCTGTCCGGAAACCAGTGACCCGCTCCAACTCGACGGGGATTCCGACGGCCTCGGCGACGAGTGCGACGCGTGCACCTCGACGCAGGCCTCTCTCGTCACCCAACCGCTCCTGAAGCTCGCCGGGCTCGCGCGGCCCGCCGGGGAGCACAAGCTCAAGATCAACGGCTACGTGGAGCTCCCGGATCCGCTGACTCCCGCTCTGGACCCTCTCGCACACGGACTCCGCCTGCTTGTCTCTCGCGTAGGCGACCCGCGCAATCCGATCATCGACGTCACGGTGCCACCCGGTCCGTACGATCCCGAGACGCGTGAGGGCTGGCTCGGCAACTCGAGCGCAACGACGTTCAAGTACAAGAGCAAGACGGGCGTGAACGGGATCCAGAAGGTGACCCTCAAGTCGCGACCGAAGGATGAAGGCAAGATCAAGGTCACGATCTCCGGGAAGGACGGCGACTATCCCGCCAGCGTGCTCGACGTCCCCCTCGCCCTCACGATCGTGATTAACGATGCCGGCGGTCAGTGCGGCGAGTACGACTTCACTGTCGACCCCGACCCGACCTGCGACGCGAACTCCAAGGGCGACAAGATCACCTGCAAGTGA
- a CDS encoding amidase, which produces MKRCLERIEAVDRDVEAWRYVDTDRALATAAEREREAARGELRGPLHGIPVGVKDIIDVEGLTTQCQSPTRAGVAPAAADAEVVAALRSVGAIVLGKVHTTEFAFLDPAPTRNPHHLEHTPGGSSSGSAAAVASGTVPLAIGTQTMASVNRPAAYCGVASFKPTTGSMSGFGISPLAPSYDTTGFFGSRVDDVVLAFESVASCAFGSRTTADPVKHEDLVVAVLHDPMMEWATKDAVAAREAVCDRASQAGARLIERRAPVSLERVLQLLEFTMTYEASRALAHLLALPERDVGERLRETLHHGRAIETDRYLAARRDLDGLRATFFDEVGHADAFVWPATPAPAPRGLESTGDFRFIAPWTALGSPIVSVPGAVSAEGLPLSTLVCGRPGRDLELVDLCRALKL; this is translated from the coding sequence GTGAAGAGATGCCTCGAGCGGATCGAGGCGGTGGACCGCGATGTCGAAGCCTGGCGGTACGTGGATACGGACCGGGCGCTCGCGACGGCGGCCGAGCGCGAACGGGAAGCCGCGCGGGGCGAGCTCCGAGGGCCTCTGCACGGCATCCCGGTCGGTGTGAAGGACATCATCGACGTCGAAGGATTGACGACGCAGTGCCAGAGCCCGACCCGAGCCGGTGTGGCGCCGGCGGCGGCTGATGCGGAAGTCGTAGCGGCGCTTCGGTCGGTCGGGGCGATCGTTCTCGGAAAGGTTCACACTACCGAGTTCGCGTTTCTCGACCCGGCTCCGACGCGAAACCCGCATCACCTCGAGCACACGCCGGGCGGCTCTAGTAGTGGGTCCGCGGCAGCGGTCGCTTCGGGCACGGTTCCGCTCGCGATTGGGACTCAGACGATGGCATCGGTCAATCGGCCGGCCGCGTACTGCGGGGTGGCGAGTTTCAAGCCGACGACGGGCTCGATGAGCGGCTTCGGGATCAGTCCTCTCGCTCCTTCGTACGACACGACCGGGTTCTTCGGGTCTAGAGTCGATGACGTGGTGCTGGCCTTCGAGTCGGTCGCGTCGTGTGCTTTTGGCTCGCGCACGACGGCGGACCCGGTGAAGCACGAAGATCTGGTCGTCGCGGTTCTTCACGACCCCATGATGGAGTGGGCAACGAAAGATGCGGTCGCCGCGCGCGAGGCCGTTTGTGATCGCGCGTCGCAAGCCGGGGCCCGGCTGATCGAACGTCGCGCACCCGTATCGCTCGAGCGCGTCCTGCAGCTGCTCGAGTTCACCATGACCTACGAGGCATCGAGGGCACTCGCGCACCTGCTCGCGCTGCCCGAGAGGGATGTGGGGGAACGGCTCCGCGAGACGCTCCACCACGGCCGCGCGATCGAAACGGACCGCTATCTCGCAGCACGGCGCGACCTCGACGGTCTGCGGGCGACGTTTTTCGACGAGGTGGGGCACGCCGACGCGTTCGTATGGCCGGCGACGCCTGCGCCCGCGCCGAGGGGGCTCGAGTCGACAGGGGATTTCCGGTTCATCGCGCCGTGGACGGCGCTTGGAAGCCCGATCGTGAGCGTCCCCGGCGCCGTCAGCGCAGAAGGGCTACCCCTCAGCACGCTGGTCTGTGGTCGTCCCGGCAGAGATCTCGAACTCGTCGATCTCTGCCGGGCGCTGAAGCTCTAG
- the msrB gene encoding peptide-methionine (R)-S-oxide reductase MsrB — MENYEMTIRQTRRNVLRAMGGLFAGVAGWRLFGSAGSAAAEGEAPAGSKPAHPLDWRPLTLSKDEWKKLVSAKAYDVLFEEGTERAFSSPLNDEKKAGTYVCAACKLPLFSSNAKFDSGTGWPSFYEPIEGRLGTRRDFELVFPRTEYHCARCGGHQGHVFDDGPKPTGLRYCNNGIALAFVAEGEGLPPLRQKV, encoded by the coding sequence ATGGAAAATTACGAGATGACGATACGGCAGACGCGACGGAATGTGCTTCGAGCCATGGGCGGCCTCTTTGCCGGCGTGGCGGGGTGGCGGCTCTTCGGCTCGGCGGGGTCGGCCGCGGCGGAGGGTGAGGCTCCGGCCGGCTCCAAGCCGGCTCATCCTCTGGACTGGAGGCCACTCACTCTCTCCAAGGACGAGTGGAAGAAGCTCGTTTCCGCCAAGGCGTACGACGTCTTGTTCGAGGAGGGCACCGAGCGTGCGTTCTCGAGCCCGCTGAACGACGAGAAGAAAGCCGGGACGTACGTGTGTGCGGCGTGCAAGCTCCCGCTCTTCAGTTCGAACGCGAAGTTCGATAGCGGCACGGGCTGGCCGAGCTTCTACGAGCCGATCGAGGGGCGCCTGGGGACCCGTCGTGACTTCGAGCTCGTTTTCCCGCGTACCGAGTATCATTGCGCACGTTGCGGCGGACATCAGGGACACGTGTTCGACGACGGCCCCAAGCCCACGGGGCTTCGGTACTGCAACAACGGCATCGCGCTCGCATTCGTGGCCGAGGGCGAGGGCCTGCCCCCGCTCCGACAGAAGGTCTGA
- a CDS encoding nitronate monooxygenase, translating to MSLHNRVCDILGIEVPIVLAGMGGASTPRLAAAVSNAGGLGVLGAAACGPKELRSWIEETRSLTDKPFGVDTLLPASVRRGKSTKAAPGGPSPMEQVPTHQEFAKKFLEAEGLEEPPPRVVDPGSDEAAMFTKGFFESQMEVVVEEKVPVYAAGLGNPAPWLDRMRANGTKVMAVVGAVRHARQVAETGLDVIVAQGHDAGGHNSPIGTMALVPQVVDAVGDIPVLAAGGISDGRGIAASFMLGAEGAWIGSAFLATEEATLFPFQKQAIVDATDEGTMVSRSITGKPARQIKNRWAQAYTSAEIDPLPMPFQSFIASPIMQAAMESKRADIWPGFAGQGIGMIKKIVPAGQLLKRLVEETEAVLAKR from the coding sequence ATGAGCCTTCACAACAGAGTCTGCGACATCCTGGGCATCGAGGTGCCCATCGTTCTGGCGGGAATGGGCGGCGCGAGCACTCCGCGCCTTGCCGCTGCCGTCTCCAATGCCGGTGGCCTCGGCGTCCTCGGCGCGGCGGCCTGCGGCCCCAAGGAACTCCGGTCCTGGATCGAAGAGACCCGGAGCCTCACCGACAAACCATTCGGCGTGGACACCCTCCTCCCGGCGTCAGTCCGGCGGGGGAAATCGACGAAGGCAGCCCCCGGGGGCCCGTCCCCGATGGAACAGGTGCCCACTCACCAGGAGTTCGCGAAGAAATTCCTGGAGGCCGAAGGGCTCGAGGAGCCGCCGCCGCGCGTGGTGGATCCGGGCTCCGACGAAGCGGCGATGTTCACCAAGGGCTTCTTCGAGTCCCAGATGGAAGTTGTCGTCGAAGAGAAAGTACCCGTCTACGCCGCCGGGTTGGGCAACCCTGCACCGTGGCTCGACCGGATGCGCGCGAACGGAACGAAGGTGATGGCTGTCGTGGGTGCCGTGCGACACGCGCGGCAGGTTGCCGAGACCGGGCTCGACGTCATCGTCGCGCAGGGCCACGACGCCGGCGGTCACAACTCGCCGATCGGAACGATGGCGCTCGTACCGCAAGTCGTCGATGCGGTCGGGGACATTCCAGTCCTTGCCGCCGGCGGAATCTCCGACGGTCGCGGGATCGCCGCGAGCTTCATGCTCGGAGCCGAGGGGGCCTGGATCGGAAGCGCCTTCCTCGCCACGGAGGAAGCAACGCTCTTCCCGTTCCAGAAGCAAGCGATCGTCGACGCAACCGACGAGGGAACCATGGTGTCGCGGTCCATCACCGGCAAGCCCGCCCGCCAGATCAAGAACCGCTGGGCGCAGGCGTACACGAGCGCCGAAATCGATCCTCTGCCGATGCCGTTTCAATCCTTCATCGCGAGCCCCATCATGCAAGCGGCGATGGAGTCCAAGCGCGCCGACATCTGGCCGGGCTTCGCCGGACAGGGCATCGGAATGATCAAGAAGATTGTTCCCGCCGGGCAACTGCTGAAGCGACTCGTCGAAGAGACCGAAGCCGTTCTCGCGAAACGGTAG